The DNA segment CCCGGAAGGATCTCGTTCGCGATCGACTGCTGCTCGGCGACCATGCGCGCGAGTTCCTCGAGTCCCCACTCGTACGTCTCGTCGAGGTCGACGACCGCGCCCAGGAAGCGCCTGGAGGCCAGCGCGTAGCGCTCCCGTCCGACCGCGTCCTCCGGGCCCGCCGCAGGCGCGAGCTCGCCGTCGAGGAACTCCGCGAGCCGTGCGTACGCGGATGCCGCGGCCGCCGCGCCGTCGTCGAGGTCACGTCGGAGCGCGTCTCCAGCCGTGCCCTCGGCACCAGCTGCGAACGAGGCGAAGAAGCCGTCCGCTCGAGCCTGGCGGCGCGCCTGCTCGGCGACCTCGCGGACCTGCCGGATCGCGGGAACGGTGCCGGCACGGATGCCCGCGCGGAGCGTGGCGAGGTAGCCGTCGATCGCGTCCGGGACGCCCCGGAGGCGCGTCGCGATGCGAGCCCACGCCTCCTCGTCGCCCGTCGGCATGAGATCGAACACCTCCCGGATCTCCTGCGGCGGGCTCGCGATGACGTTGAGGTCGCGCAGGTGGAGATCCGCAGCATCCGATTCGAGCGCCAGCTCCAGCTCGCTCCCGAGGTCGTCGACCGTGATCTCGTCGACGTCGTCGGCGGCCACCGCACTGCGGAGCTCCGCGAGCGTCGCCCGCGTCGCCGCGACGCGGGCCGCATGGCCCTCGGGTGAGAAGTCCGGAAGCCGGTGGTCCTGGTCCGTTCGCCCGAGATGCGTGCCGAGCGTCGGCTGCAGTTCGACGATGGTGTCGACCCAGGCTTCGGCGATGCGGTCGACGTCGGTCGGGGTGCGATCTGCGATGGTCATGCGTTCCTCTTCCATTCCCGGACGAGCGGATGCCGCGGCAGCACGCCACGGCATCGTCGCTCAGTGCGCGGCATCCTCCCAGTCACGACCACGCCCGACCTGGACGTCGAGCGGGACGAGCAGCTCTGCGGCATGCGACATCCGGTCGTGGACGACGGCCTCGAGCTCGTCGCCCTCGTCGCCCGCGACCTCGAAGATGAGCTCGTCGTGCACCTGCATGAGCATGCGCGAGCGCAGGCCGCGCTCCCGCAGTTCGCGCTCCACTCCGATCATCGCGAACTTCATGATGTCGGCGGCCGATCCCTGGATCGGCGCGTTGAGCGCCGCGCGCTCGGCGTTCTCGCGCAGCACGCGGTTCGGGCTGTTCAGGTCGGGGAACGGCCGGCGGCGGCCGAAGATCGTCTCCGTGTACCCGTCGAGCTTGGCCTGCGCGACGACCCCGCGGAGGTAGTCGCGGACCGCGCCGAACCGCTCGAAGTAGTCCTTCATGAGCTTGGTCGCCTCGGCCCGGTCGATGCGCAACTGCTTGGACAGGCCGAACGCGCTGAGTCCGTAGGCCAGGCCGTACGACATGGCCTTGACCTTGGTCCGCATGAGGGGCGTGACCTCCCCCGGATCGACGTCGAAGATGCGCGCACCGACGAACCGGTGCAGGTCTTCGCCGGAGTGGAACGCCTCGATGAGGCCGGGGTCCTCGGACAGGTGCGCCATGATGCGCATCTCGATCTGCGAGTAGTCGGCCGTCAGCAGCTCGCCGAACTCGGCGCCGTGGGTGAACGCGGCACGGATGCGCCGCCCCTCCTCGGTCCGGACCGGGATGTTCTGCAGGTTCGGGTCCGTCGAGGAGATGCGTCCCGTCGTCGTGCCGACTTGGACGTAGCTCGTGTGCACTCGCCCGTCGGATTGGATCGACTTGTCGAGCGTCTCGACGATCTGACGGAGCTTCGTCGCATCGCGGTGCTCGAGCAGGAGTCCGAGGAACGGGTGGGGATTGGTCTCCTGGAGGTCGGCGAGGGCGCCCGCATCGGTCGAGTAGCCGGTCTTCGTGGCGCGCGTCTTCGGCATGCCGAGCTGGTCGAAGAGCACCTCCTGGAGCTGCTTGGGCGAGCCGAGGTTCACCTCTCGCCCGATCTCGGCGTACGCCGACGCGGCGAGCCCTGCGGCCCGCTCCCCCAGTTGGGCAGAGAGGGCTGCGAGTCGCTCATGATCGACCGTGACCCCGCGCAGTTCCATCTCGGCGAGCACGCCGACGATCGGGATCTCGATGTCCGCGAGCACGCGACGCGACCCCTCCGACAGCGCGGCGAGCAGCACCGGCGCGACGCGGAGCGAGTACCAGGCGAACTCCGGCGCGCCGGCCGTGCCGTCAGCGTCCGGGACGAGCTGCGACGGATCGGCCATCGGGACATCCTCGCCGAGGTATCGCGAGACGAGGTCGACCAGGTCCTTCTCCTGGAGGCTCGGCCGCACGAGCCACCCGGCGATGAGCGTATCGACCTCGAGGCCGGAGAAGTCGAGGCCGGATCGACGCATCGCCTTGAGCTGGGGCTTCGCGTCGGTCATGACCTTGGGCGCCTCGCTCGCGAGCCAGGCCTCGAACGGCGCGAGGGCCTCGTCGCCGGCCGCCCACTCGAGTCGCACGCTCTCGGTCGTGCTCGCGACCCCGGCGCCGATGACCCGCCCGTCGAGGACCTCGATGCTGAGCCCGAGTCCGGCCGGCTCCGCGGCGGTCGCGCGGGCGAGCCATTCCGCGAGCGCCTCGCCGCGCAGCGACTGCGGCACCGGCGCGACCACGGTCGGCTCGGTCTCGGCCGACAGGGCCGCCGTGCCGTCCGAGGTCAGCCCGTTCGCCTCGGTGGCCATCTTGGTGACCCGCTCGAGCAGGGTCTTGAACTCGAGCCGGTCGAAGATCTCGCGCACGGCCGCCTCATCCATGGGCTGCGCGGCCAGGTCGGGAAGCTCGACCTCGAGCTCAAGA comes from the Agromyces marinus genome and includes:
- the polA gene encoding DNA polymerase I, with amino-acid sequence MPDPTPVKPTLLVVDGHSLAYRAFYALPVDSFSTRDGQHTNAIHGFLSMLLMLLRNERPTHLAVAFDTSRESFRTREYAEYKANRSATPPEFKGQIPLLQEALRAMRITVLTKPDFEADDILATLATRGAADGFDVLVVSGDRDTIQLVDDDITLLYPNVQGVSQLKRYDTDAVIEKYGVRPEQYPEIAALVGETSDNLPGITKVGEKTAVKWLGLYGSLDGILEHIDEIKGVVGENLRRERENAVRNRRLNRLVRDLELEVELPDLAAQPMDEAAVREIFDRLEFKTLLERVTKMATEANGLTSDGTAALSAETEPTVVAPVPQSLRGEALAEWLARATAAEPAGLGLSIEVLDGRVIGAGVASTTESVRLEWAAGDEALAPFEAWLASEAPKVMTDAKPQLKAMRRSGLDFSGLEVDTLIAGWLVRPSLQEKDLVDLVSRYLGEDVPMADPSQLVPDADGTAGAPEFAWYSLRVAPVLLAALSEGSRRVLADIEIPIVGVLAEMELRGVTVDHERLAALSAQLGERAAGLAASAYAEIGREVNLGSPKQLQEVLFDQLGMPKTRATKTGYSTDAGALADLQETNPHPFLGLLLEHRDATKLRQIVETLDKSIQSDGRVHTSYVQVGTTTGRISSTDPNLQNIPVRTEEGRRIRAAFTHGAEFGELLTADYSQIEMRIMAHLSEDPGLIEAFHSGEDLHRFVGARIFDVDPGEVTPLMRTKVKAMSYGLAYGLSAFGLSKQLRIDRAEATKLMKDYFERFGAVRDYLRGVVAQAKLDGYTETIFGRRRPFPDLNSPNRVLRENAERAALNAPIQGSAADIMKFAMIGVERELRERGLRSRMLMQVHDELIFEVAGDEGDELEAVVHDRMSHAAELLVPLDVQVGRGRDWEDAAH